The following proteins come from a genomic window of Puniceicoccus vermicola:
- a CDS encoding S1-like domain-containing RNA-binding protein yields the protein MAQIGKINVLPIIESSDHGFYLDGGEHDKILLPNAYVDTTMEIGKEVEVFIYGDSEDRLVATTETPLVQAGEFACLEVVHVHPRMGAFLDWGLQKDLLLPYREQGERDLRAGDLVVVAVYVDEYSNRIVASTRLHRHFSKEVPDYQPNQPVDVIIYSRSPLGYKAIVDKTYSGLLFHGETSDKLHHGDQFQGYIKKVHEDGKIDVLRDPFGYKRVDPLSEKILEKLKAAEGRLPFNDKSSPEDIRTEFGCSKQAFKQAIGNLYKQRRIAINKAGIELV from the coding sequence GTGGCACAAATCGGCAAAATCAACGTTCTTCCCATCATCGAATCCTCCGATCATGGATTCTATCTCGACGGCGGAGAACACGACAAAATCCTCCTCCCCAACGCCTACGTCGATACCACCATGGAGATCGGTAAGGAGGTTGAAGTCTTCATCTATGGCGACTCCGAGGACCGCCTCGTCGCCACCACCGAGACACCCTTGGTGCAAGCTGGAGAATTTGCCTGCCTCGAGGTCGTCCACGTCCACCCTCGCATGGGAGCCTTTCTCGACTGGGGCCTGCAGAAGGATCTCCTCCTCCCCTACCGCGAACAGGGAGAAAGAGATTTGCGCGCCGGAGATCTCGTCGTCGTTGCAGTTTACGTCGATGAGTATTCCAACCGCATCGTGGCCTCGACCCGACTTCATCGCCATTTCAGCAAAGAGGTGCCCGACTACCAGCCCAATCAGCCAGTGGACGTCATCATCTATAGCCGTTCTCCACTGGGATATAAGGCGATCGTGGACAAGACCTACAGCGGCCTACTCTTCCACGGAGAAACCTCCGACAAGCTGCACCATGGCGACCAATTCCAAGGCTACATCAAGAAGGTCCACGAAGATGGAAAGATCGACGTGCTCCGCGACCCGTTTGGCTATAAACGGGTCGATCCACTCTCCGAGAAGATCCTTGAGAAACTGAAGGCCGCCGAAGGACGACTCCCGTTCAACGATAAATCATCTCCAGAAGACATCCGGACCGAGTTCGGCTGCAGCAAGCAGGCTTTCAAGCAGGCCATCGGCAACCTCTACAAACAACGCCGCATCGCGATTAACAAAGCGGGCATTGAGCTGGTGTAA
- a CDS encoding amidophosphoribosyltransferase — MSDAIKHECGLAVVRLRKPLEYYAEKYGTPLWGFFRLFLLMEKQHNRGQDGAGVGAVKLDMEAGQPYVFRARSVKSNSLDRIFRSLMRDYDRQVKSGNIHPEFVETVKKNFEFGAELLLGHLRYGTSGGYSQKVCHPYFRKSNWPMRNLLLAGNFNMTNTNELNERLVSRGQHPIFGTDTQTILEELGYHLDEEHNRLYRHFRDDEGLGGLENSDKISRALDPARVLRDSSQDWDGGYSIGGLIGNGDLFVVRDPWGIRPLYALVNDEVIAYASERAPLMTVFQKTAEEVREVEPGTVEVVKFDGQHSVERIREPKKLSPCSFERIYFSRGNDIEIYDERKKLGSALVPKILEAIDNDLDKTVFSYIPNTSEVAYYGMMQGLRRHRRAEVKAAIMERMRAGTLTEDCLDELITSNWPRSEKVANKDIKLRTFISQEKGRSEMVSHVYDISYGSVNVGDTLVCLDDSIVRGTTLKRSIIKILARLKPSRIFIASTAPQIRYPDCYGIDMSELGNFIAFQAMVELLRENGKSDLLEEVYHACVKQRDSRPEDMKNHVKTLYDCFSDDQISKKISELVTPVVPEWDGEVRIVFQTIASLHESLPNNQGDWYFTGNYPTPGGYRALNRAYINFFEKRTGRSY; from the coding sequence ATGAGTGATGCGATCAAGCATGAGTGCGGATTGGCGGTAGTGCGTCTGCGGAAACCTCTGGAGTATTATGCGGAGAAATATGGGACCCCGCTGTGGGGATTTTTCCGCCTCTTCCTGCTCATGGAGAAGCAGCATAACCGGGGCCAGGACGGAGCCGGTGTTGGCGCCGTAAAGCTCGATATGGAAGCAGGGCAACCCTATGTCTTCCGGGCGCGCAGCGTGAAATCCAACTCGCTCGACCGAATTTTCCGCAGTTTGATGCGGGACTACGATCGCCAGGTGAAATCGGGGAATATCCACCCGGAGTTCGTCGAGACGGTGAAGAAGAACTTCGAGTTTGGCGCGGAACTGCTGCTCGGCCATTTGCGGTATGGAACTTCAGGAGGCTACAGCCAGAAGGTTTGCCACCCCTATTTTCGCAAGAGCAACTGGCCGATGAGAAACCTGCTTCTGGCGGGGAACTTCAACATGACCAACACGAACGAGCTCAACGAACGGCTCGTTTCGCGGGGGCAACATCCGATTTTTGGAACTGATACCCAAACCATCCTCGAAGAGCTGGGCTATCATCTCGACGAAGAGCACAACCGACTCTATCGGCATTTCCGTGATGACGAAGGGTTGGGCGGCCTTGAGAATAGCGACAAGATTTCCCGTGCCCTCGATCCGGCCCGGGTCCTGAGGGATTCCAGTCAGGATTGGGACGGTGGCTACTCGATCGGAGGGTTGATCGGAAATGGGGATCTTTTCGTAGTCCGCGATCCTTGGGGCATCCGCCCCTTGTACGCTCTCGTGAATGACGAAGTGATTGCCTATGCCTCTGAGCGGGCGCCACTGATGACGGTTTTCCAGAAAACGGCGGAAGAAGTCCGTGAAGTGGAGCCGGGCACTGTCGAGGTTGTGAAGTTCGACGGTCAGCACTCCGTTGAACGCATTCGCGAACCGAAAAAGCTCTCTCCTTGTTCCTTTGAGCGCATCTATTTCTCTCGGGGTAATGACATCGAGATTTACGACGAGCGGAAGAAGCTCGGTTCGGCTCTCGTTCCGAAGATCCTCGAAGCGATCGACAACGATCTCGACAAGACCGTTTTCAGCTACATTCCGAACACCTCGGAGGTCGCTTACTACGGGATGATGCAGGGGCTCCGGCGTCATCGCCGCGCTGAAGTGAAAGCGGCGATTATGGAGCGGATGCGTGCAGGCACCTTGACTGAGGATTGTCTCGACGAGCTCATTACCTCCAACTGGCCGCGTTCCGAGAAGGTCGCCAACAAGGATATCAAACTTCGAACCTTCATCAGCCAAGAGAAGGGGCGCAGTGAAATGGTTTCCCACGTGTACGACATCAGCTACGGCTCGGTGAACGTGGGAGATACGCTCGTGTGTCTCGACGACTCGATTGTCCGGGGTACGACCCTCAAGCGCTCGATCATCAAGATTCTTGCAAGGCTGAAGCCGTCCCGGATTTTCATCGCTTCAACGGCTCCTCAGATCCGCTATCCGGATTGCTACGGGATCGATATGTCCGAGCTCGGGAACTTCATTGCCTTCCAGGCCATGGTCGAGTTGCTGAGGGAGAATGGCAAAAGCGATCTCCTCGAGGAAGTGTATCATGCCTGCGTCAAACAGCGTGATAGCCGTCCGGAGGACATGAAGAATCACGTCAAGACTCTCTACGATTGCTTCTCCGACGATCAGATTTCCAAGAAGATTTCAGAACTCGTGACACCAGTCGTTCCAGAGTGGGACGGTGAAGTGCGGATCGTCTTCCAGACTATCGCGAGCCTCCACGAATCCCTTCCGAATAATCAGGGAGACTGGTACTTTACCGGAAACTATCCGACTCCGGGTGGATATCGCGCCTTGAATCGAGCCTACATCAACTTCTTTGAGAAGCGGACTGGGCGAAGCTACTGA
- a CDS encoding flippase, producing MSGEAEKNTDPGDLKTVAGQSLWNFAGLTLPLVLALVSIPLLVEHLGKERFGLLGIIGLVIGYMSVFDMGLGQAQAYFIADQRGRGDSSKTSTVFWTGISLIGVLGLVFAGVAFFLGEWFAHSVLKVGPELEEEVVLAFRVVPWIVPFVMITPCLIATLEAYQEFRLINLIRIPTGASYFLAPLAVLPFTNSMVAVVIAMGVGRLAEAIAFFYYCRRKVDSGFIPRPSGAYAKKMFRFGGWMTITNIIQPLMIHGDRFFLGSMRGLTAVAYYVTPAELIVRLLVVPRSLVTVLFPNLTMRFAGGKEGVEDLFSQCMYLLTALLWGGAALLIVFGPWALGLWLGEDFRVNSGPVLRWLAVGIVALSLAYVPQFLIQASGKPAHTALAHLSELPVYILLAWVGISLGGVVGAAIAWAIRGMLDLGIMVYLARRRMPGMEGRMTRLVLSFAGALSVLIGMVFLPDSGMGMLLGSVLIILLVPLVWVFLLGTEEKALIGGIIARVLKRA from the coding sequence ATGAGCGGGGAAGCGGAGAAGAACACAGATCCTGGAGATCTGAAAACCGTCGCCGGACAGAGTCTTTGGAATTTTGCAGGGCTGACGCTTCCCTTGGTTCTGGCCCTCGTTTCGATTCCTCTGCTCGTCGAGCATTTGGGGAAAGAGCGGTTTGGTCTCTTGGGAATCATCGGCTTGGTCATTGGCTACATGAGTGTCTTCGACATGGGGCTGGGGCAGGCGCAGGCGTATTTTATTGCCGACCAGCGGGGGAGGGGAGATTCGTCGAAGACCTCCACCGTATTTTGGACCGGCATCTCATTAATCGGGGTTCTCGGGTTGGTCTTTGCCGGTGTGGCCTTCTTTCTCGGGGAGTGGTTTGCGCACTCGGTCCTGAAGGTGGGGCCGGAGCTGGAGGAAGAGGTGGTTCTCGCTTTCCGAGTGGTTCCGTGGATTGTTCCTTTTGTCATGATCACGCCCTGTCTGATCGCGACCCTTGAGGCGTATCAAGAGTTTCGCCTCATCAATCTCATTCGGATCCCGACCGGCGCATCCTACTTCCTGGCTCCGCTGGCCGTGTTGCCGTTTACGAATTCGATGGTGGCGGTAGTCATCGCCATGGGCGTCGGTCGTTTGGCGGAGGCGATCGCGTTTTTCTATTATTGTCGGCGCAAGGTAGACAGTGGATTCATCCCGCGCCCTAGCGGCGCTTACGCGAAGAAAATGTTTCGTTTTGGTGGGTGGATGACGATTACGAATATCATCCAGCCCCTCATGATCCACGGGGATCGATTTTTTCTCGGGAGTATGCGGGGCCTGACAGCGGTGGCGTACTATGTGACGCCAGCGGAGTTGATTGTTCGGCTGCTAGTGGTTCCGAGATCTCTGGTCACGGTGCTTTTCCCAAATCTGACGATGCGATTTGCCGGAGGAAAGGAAGGCGTCGAAGACCTCTTTTCCCAATGCATGTATCTGCTGACCGCGCTGCTTTGGGGCGGGGCGGCCTTGTTGATCGTTTTCGGACCATGGGCATTGGGGCTGTGGCTGGGAGAGGATTTTCGGGTGAATAGTGGGCCGGTCCTGCGATGGTTGGCTGTCGGGATTGTGGCCCTCAGTTTGGCCTATGTCCCCCAGTTTCTCATCCAAGCTTCGGGGAAGCCTGCCCATACGGCGTTGGCGCATTTGAGCGAGTTGCCCGTCTACATTTTGCTCGCCTGGGTGGGGATCAGCCTGGGTGGAGTCGTTGGGGCTGCGATCGCATGGGCGATCCGGGGAATGCTCGATCTGGGGATTATGGTGTATTTGGCCCGCCGGAGAATGCCTGGGATGGAGGGGCGGATGACTCGATTGGTCCTCTCGTTTGCCGGGGCGTTGAGTGTGCTCATCGGGATGGTCTTTCTTCCGGATTCGGGGATGGGTATGCTGTTGGGCAGTGTGCTGATTATCCTTCTCGTGCCGCTGGTTTGGGTTTTCCTCCTCGGCACTGAGGAAAAAGCGTTGATCGGCGGCATTATTGCCCGCGTTTTGAAGAGAGCATGA
- a CDS encoding glycosyltransferase: MIRVLHIIDKLSVDGSGIHGIARALEWWASRIDPKQVSFRILSLRGREEEAAGFFEKRGIDLRFVKLGKFDLRTVPVLCREALAYQADVLHLHGYASTNFGRIASRIISRPNVVHEHVVFPSQPIYQEWADSLLSGITDSSLAISPAVAQFMVEERRVPARGLETFFYGIPFDEFSAPSPEEIAAARREAGVPAGAKVIVTAGRLAPQKGLGTLVEAFARIAASRDDVSLVIVGEGPERSTVEKAATEAGLSDRVHLVGFQKDVRPWIAMGNLFVIPSFYEGGPITLFEAMRLSRAIVSTPVGLVPQAIRNGENGLLVEPGEVDSLAQAMVSVLADPERQKTLGQQAFVDSNEWDVRGAVDRLTRFYRNLIGKW; the protein is encoded by the coding sequence ATGATCCGGGTTCTCCACATTATTGATAAACTGAGCGTCGATGGCTCCGGTATTCACGGGATCGCTCGGGCTCTGGAGTGGTGGGCTTCGCGGATCGATCCGAAACAAGTCTCATTCCGCATTCTGAGTCTTCGAGGCCGCGAGGAAGAAGCCGCCGGATTTTTCGAAAAGCGGGGAATCGACCTGCGATTTGTGAAACTGGGAAAGTTTGACCTGCGGACGGTCCCGGTATTGTGCCGCGAGGCCTTGGCTTATCAGGCGGACGTTTTGCATCTTCACGGGTATGCCTCGACCAACTTTGGTCGGATCGCCTCCCGGATCATCTCGCGGCCGAATGTCGTCCACGAGCATGTCGTCTTTCCGAGCCAGCCGATTTATCAGGAGTGGGCGGACTCGCTTCTCTCCGGGATCACAGATTCATCGTTGGCGATCTCGCCGGCCGTGGCCCAGTTCATGGTTGAAGAGCGTCGGGTGCCAGCGCGCGGTTTGGAGACCTTCTTCTACGGGATTCCCTTTGACGAGTTTTCGGCTCCCTCCCCGGAGGAGATCGCTGCGGCTCGGCGGGAGGCAGGAGTGCCCGCAGGGGCGAAGGTGATAGTGACAGCGGGGCGACTCGCTCCGCAAAAAGGGTTGGGGACGCTCGTCGAGGCATTTGCGCGAATTGCTGCGAGCCGAGATGACGTGAGTCTCGTGATTGTCGGCGAAGGACCGGAGCGCTCGACCGTGGAGAAAGCGGCGACCGAGGCAGGCCTGTCGGATCGCGTGCACTTGGTCGGTTTCCAGAAAGATGTTCGGCCTTGGATCGCGATGGGAAATCTCTTTGTCATTCCCTCTTTTTACGAAGGGGGGCCGATCACGCTGTTCGAGGCGATGCGATTGTCCCGGGCGATCGTCTCGACACCGGTCGGCCTGGTGCCGCAGGCTATTCGAAATGGGGAGAACGGACTCCTCGTCGAACCGGGAGAGGTCGACTCTTTGGCGCAAGCGATGGTCTCCGTTCTCGCGGATCCCGAACGCCAAAAGACACTGGGGCAGCAAGCGTTTGTAGACTCGAACGAGTGGGATGTGCGGGGCGCCGTTGACCGACTCACACGCTTTTACCGAAATTTAATCGGAAAGTGGTAG
- a CDS encoding GAF domain-containing sensor histidine kinase: protein MLNEGQKLDAPHRLADLNETGLLDVLDDSSFQRFIRLAARMLKVPVSLVSLVTDDRQHFVGSVGLPEEVAAKGETPLSHSFCQHVVKTGKPLLVTDAKNDPRVCENLAVSDLGVEAYLGVPIVSSRGNILGSFCVIDGEPRKWKEDEVLFMEDLRGAVCSEIELRRHTLKLRGTVEELEKAHAHNDEMVHMIIHDLRNPLAGIQGGLDLLRADDDRPEEDEEILSVVGESCEQMMDLIGDILESNKIQNTRVPLAIGTFDVDPLLREIERQTELLARSRSIEICWDQEDCPDQWNGDRRLLKRVLQNLLINALKFTPPGGNVSFSVSAKDEGETIAFRITDSGPGVAVEERDTIFGKFFVGKVASSRSIGLGLTFCRRVCEAHGGEISLREGPNQRGSTFLVELPKNPRQITQENPGM from the coding sequence TTGCTTAATGAAGGTCAGAAACTTGACGCGCCCCATCGTCTAGCCGATCTCAATGAGACGGGTCTGTTGGACGTTTTGGATGACTCGTCTTTTCAGCGATTCATTCGCCTCGCTGCGCGGATGCTGAAGGTTCCTGTGTCTTTGGTCAGCCTTGTGACAGATGATCGGCAGCATTTCGTTGGCAGCGTCGGGTTGCCCGAAGAGGTTGCCGCCAAAGGCGAGACCCCGCTATCGCACTCGTTTTGCCAGCATGTGGTGAAGACGGGGAAGCCGCTCCTCGTCACGGATGCGAAGAATGATCCGAGAGTGTGTGAAAATTTGGCAGTGTCGGATCTTGGGGTGGAGGCGTATTTGGGAGTGCCCATCGTATCCAGTCGGGGGAATATTCTCGGATCTTTCTGCGTCATTGATGGAGAGCCCAGGAAATGGAAAGAGGACGAAGTCCTATTCATGGAAGACTTGCGGGGGGCGGTGTGTTCTGAAATCGAGTTGCGGCGGCACACCTTGAAGCTGAGAGGGACAGTCGAGGAGCTGGAGAAGGCTCATGCCCACAATGATGAGATGGTGCACATGATTATCCATGATTTGCGGAATCCCCTGGCGGGAATTCAGGGTGGTCTGGATTTGCTGAGGGCGGATGATGATCGTCCGGAAGAGGATGAGGAAATTCTCTCCGTGGTCGGAGAAAGCTGCGAGCAGATGATGGATTTGATCGGAGATATTTTAGAGTCGAACAAGATCCAGAACACCCGTGTGCCCCTCGCGATTGGGACCTTTGATGTGGACCCGCTTCTGCGGGAGATCGAGCGGCAGACCGAGCTTTTGGCGCGTTCGCGGTCGATTGAAATTTGCTGGGATCAAGAAGATTGCCCGGATCAGTGGAACGGGGATCGGCGCTTGCTGAAACGGGTGCTCCAGAATCTTCTCATCAATGCCCTCAAGTTTACTCCCCCGGGGGGTAACGTCAGTTTTTCGGTTTCTGCAAAAGACGAGGGAGAAACGATTGCCTTCAGGATTACGGATTCTGGACCCGGCGTCGCGGTGGAGGAGAGGGACACGATCTTCGGAAAATTCTTTGTCGGCAAGGTGGCATCATCCCGGTCTATCGGACTCGGTTTGACCTTTTGTCGTCGTGTCTGCGAGGCCCACGGCGGGGAAATCAGCCTTCGTGAGGGACCGAACCAACGGGGCTCAACTTTTCTGGTCGAGCTCCCCAAAAATCCTCGGCAGATTACGCAAGAAAATCCCGGAATGTGA
- a CDS encoding HAD family hydrolase → MNEGHRSAAPTAVIFDVDGTLYWQKELRRRMLFELLFSALRSSQTRLDLRILKRFREDRERLGERVQSGFQEAQYRLTAEAMGLTAARVEEAVRLWIYEKPLRHLRRHRVPGIEVWLDELRSKGVRLGVYSEYPAADKLAALDLQFDAVVASTDPDVDAFKPNPKGIHVALDRLGVQPERALFVGDRKDRDQPCAEAAGLEFLWVSPSEAGAVSSFPPARHLLPEFLQKALNA, encoded by the coding sequence ATGAATGAGGGACACAGGTCGGCAGCGCCAACTGCAGTGATTTTTGATGTCGACGGCACTCTCTATTGGCAGAAGGAACTTCGGCGCCGGATGTTGTTCGAGCTTCTCTTCTCCGCCTTACGCTCATCGCAGACTCGGCTCGATTTACGCATCCTCAAGCGTTTCCGCGAAGACCGGGAAAGGCTGGGCGAGCGGGTGCAATCGGGATTCCAGGAAGCGCAATATCGGCTGACGGCGGAGGCTATGGGCCTGACCGCCGCTCGCGTCGAGGAGGCGGTACGGCTTTGGATTTACGAGAAACCGCTTCGCCATTTGCGGCGTCATCGGGTGCCTGGAATCGAAGTGTGGTTGGATGAATTGCGATCGAAAGGGGTGCGTTTGGGAGTCTACTCGGAGTATCCGGCGGCGGACAAACTAGCGGCCCTGGATCTGCAGTTTGATGCCGTGGTTGCCTCCACGGATCCAGACGTGGATGCTTTTAAACCAAATCCGAAGGGAATCCATGTGGCTTTGGATCGGCTTGGAGTGCAGCCGGAAAGAGCTCTGTTTGTCGGGGATCGCAAAGATCGGGACCAGCCCTGTGCCGAGGCCGCCGGGCTGGAGTTTTTATGGGTGAGCCCATCGGAGGCGGGGGCAGTCTCGTCGTTTCCTCCCGCGCGGCATTTGCTTCCGGAATTTCTACAGAAGGCTTTAAACGCATGA
- a CDS encoding glycosyltransferase family 4 protein: protein MTDSNLSGVRVALVIDLFPPIVGGAETHARDLAGALVRAGATVTVLTRRARAELLEQETLDPGVDVVRIGSPGSPRWGKYRFIPDLLREWKKRSADFDLVYLCGFRVLGWPLTGAAKKSGVPIVLRAEVLGEMSGDFVWGRPGRGESRMLKILFRPVIAWRNRRLIRDGHFLAISSVVTEEYQNAGVQDSRIEQIPNGIDTERFSPPVVGEKSRLREEFDFPEEPVFLYSGKLNRGKGLPDLLSAWRQYVDGGGEGLLVLVGSGGGQFLSEEAALIRRVEDEGLSDRVRFTGYRQDVERWLKAADVFVFPSEAESFGLAPLEANACGLPVICTPAGALAETVPDGVAGVRVPVGDVTAICEAMKKLAGNSALRDKIGEQARARVMAEYSFTAVADRHLQWFEQLCKEARS, encoded by the coding sequence ATGACGGATTCGAATCTCTCCGGCGTTCGGGTCGCCCTCGTGATTGACCTCTTTCCTCCTATCGTGGGAGGGGCGGAGACACATGCCCGCGATTTGGCAGGAGCTCTCGTTCGTGCGGGTGCCACAGTGACGGTCCTGACACGACGGGCGCGGGCGGAATTGCTGGAGCAAGAAACCCTCGACCCGGGAGTGGACGTCGTCCGCATCGGATCGCCCGGAAGTCCGCGTTGGGGGAAATACCGTTTCATCCCCGATTTGTTGCGGGAGTGGAAAAAGCGATCCGCAGATTTTGACCTCGTTTATCTCTGTGGATTCCGGGTGCTGGGCTGGCCCCTGACTGGGGCTGCGAAGAAAAGTGGGGTGCCGATTGTTCTCCGGGCTGAAGTGCTCGGGGAGATGTCGGGCGATTTCGTGTGGGGTCGTCCGGGCCGGGGAGAAAGCCGGATGTTGAAGATTCTCTTTCGTCCGGTGATCGCCTGGCGCAATCGGCGATTGATCCGCGACGGGCATTTTTTGGCGATCTCCTCGGTTGTCACTGAGGAATATCAAAATGCCGGAGTGCAGGACTCCCGAATCGAGCAGATCCCGAATGGCATCGACACGGAACGGTTCAGCCCTCCTGTCGTGGGAGAGAAGAGTCGCTTGCGGGAAGAATTCGATTTTCCGGAGGAGCCGGTTTTTCTCTATTCGGGGAAGCTGAATCGAGGGAAGGGCTTGCCGGATCTCTTGTCTGCATGGCGCCAATACGTGGATGGTGGCGGAGAAGGCTTGCTGGTTTTAGTTGGATCAGGGGGGGGGCAGTTCCTCTCAGAAGAGGCGGCTCTGATCCGGCGGGTGGAGGACGAAGGGTTGTCGGATCGGGTTCGGTTCACCGGTTATCGCCAAGACGTCGAACGCTGGCTGAAAGCTGCGGATGTTTTTGTTTTTCCCTCGGAGGCAGAGTCTTTCGGGCTCGCCCCTTTGGAGGCGAATGCCTGTGGTCTACCCGTGATTTGTACACCGGCAGGAGCGTTGGCGGAGACCGTCCCAGACGGCGTTGCCGGGGTGCGGGTTCCCGTCGGGGATGTGACGGCGATTTGCGAAGCCATGAAAAAACTGGCCGGGAATTCAGCGTTGAGAGATAAGATTGGCGAGCAAGCCCGGGCCCGGGTGATGGCTGAGTATTCTTTTACGGCGGTCGCGGATCGCCACCTGCAATGGTTTGAGCAATTGTGCAAAGAGGCCAGATCATGA
- a CDS encoding PEGA domain-containing protein, producing MSIFRHLIFSAIGILFTLFLGSGCKSVPVLVESNPVGAKVTSSGKDIGTTPVNVEVSSMFSKTLDLLAEGYLNESLTVDASSAPEVRVELVRQMPLALNTDPEGALVFSEDGRVMGTTPYDFFHLEGELPLVLKMKGYMDEEIVVGPANSPELNVELVPVSPGNLFAVLSRNLSDGRLTISRVYSSPTIVESGGNADALVRVTEIMGYRVIDSFSLFPGGDGIALSLIDISNPFENPSASSSIWSAGVDGTGGLVRRTETGYFDLQPTYSPEGDFLFFASNRAGGSSIFRIASTGRGGSTLMTSQSGRDNFPDVEPSGERIFYSSYLRGLKEPQIWSQPLPNGPPSQLRTGFRPRVSPDGKSLLFTRYNTSTESNKIWKMRTDGSEVTELASTGASNDMYPSWSPDGGEIVFASDRGANLEKEPTRLDIWIMNADGSNVRQLTTNSSRDDQPVFSPDGDAIYFRSNRGLAWNIWRLSL from the coding sequence GTGAGTATTTTTCGTCATTTGATATTTTCCGCGATTGGAATTCTCTTCACGCTTTTCCTCGGGAGCGGATGTAAGTCTGTCCCTGTTTTGGTTGAATCGAATCCGGTGGGAGCGAAGGTTACATCCTCAGGGAAGGATATCGGGACTACCCCCGTGAATGTCGAAGTCTCTTCTATGTTCTCGAAGACCCTCGATTTATTGGCTGAGGGATATTTGAATGAAAGCCTCACTGTGGATGCTTCTTCGGCTCCTGAAGTAAGAGTCGAACTGGTCCGGCAAATGCCGCTGGCACTGAATACAGATCCGGAGGGCGCGCTTGTTTTTAGTGAGGACGGGCGAGTTATGGGAACTACTCCCTATGACTTCTTTCACCTCGAAGGAGAATTGCCCTTGGTTCTCAAGATGAAAGGCTACATGGATGAGGAGATTGTCGTGGGGCCTGCCAATTCCCCAGAGCTGAATGTTGAGCTCGTGCCAGTGAGTCCGGGAAACCTCTTTGCGGTTCTCTCCAGAAATTTGTCGGACGGGAGGTTGACTATTTCTCGGGTGTATTCGAGCCCGACCATTGTCGAAAGTGGCGGGAATGCTGATGCTCTGGTTCGAGTTACGGAGATAATGGGGTATCGTGTCATCGATTCCTTTTCGTTGTTTCCGGGAGGGGATGGTATTGCCCTTTCCTTGATCGATATTTCGAATCCCTTCGAGAATCCCAGTGCGTCCAGCTCGATTTGGAGTGCAGGGGTGGATGGAACTGGGGGGTTGGTCAGGAGGACTGAGACGGGGTATTTCGATCTTCAGCCCACTTATTCTCCCGAGGGTGATTTTCTATTTTTTGCATCGAACCGTGCGGGCGGATCTTCGATTTTTCGGATCGCTTCGACGGGACGAGGAGGATCGACTCTCATGACTTCTCAATCAGGGCGCGATAATTTCCCTGATGTCGAACCATCCGGTGAGCGAATCTTTTACTCTTCTTACCTGCGTGGGCTGAAAGAACCACAGATATGGTCCCAGCCTCTTCCGAACGGCCCTCCCTCACAGCTTCGCACGGGATTTCGTCCGCGGGTCTCGCCCGATGGGAAATCGCTGCTATTTACTCGTTACAACACCTCTACGGAGTCGAATAAAATTTGGAAAATGAGGACTGACGGCTCCGAAGTTACCGAGCTCGCATCTACCGGAGCCTCCAATGATATGTATCCATCCTGGTCTCCAGATGGCGGCGAGATCGTCTTTGCGTCTGACCGGGGTGCCAATCTAGAGAAAGAGCCGACCCGTCTGGATATCTGGATTATGAATGCGGACGGTTCGAATGTGAGGCAACTGACCACGAACTCGTCCCGTGACGATCAGCCGGTATTCTCTCCTGATGGGGATGCGATCTATTTTCGCTCGAACCGCGGGCTAGCTTGGAACATCTGGCGACTTTCGCTGTAA